Proteins from a genomic interval of Desulfobacterales bacterium:
- a CDS encoding TIGR00153 family protein encodes MRIPFLSNLIGSPFDSLQEHAEKVKECTWFFQQAIECYVTGKHERFEDLRQKIIEIEREADSIKRKIHGRLPKGTFLPLEKLEFFRYLREQDDVLDAVEDAIDWISMKSDSGIPEELREDFLLLVDTVIDPIEELSNLVAEARKYFNRCSAKQREIVMAVIRTLHKQEQETDKVEGRIKRRAFKMNTDPLTVFHIIRMAEIIGSIADHAENAADMIRAMVSK; translated from the coding sequence ATGCGAATTCCATTTCTGTCAAACCTTATCGGTTCACCGTTTGACAGTCTTCAGGAACATGCGGAAAAAGTAAAGGAATGCACATGGTTTTTCCAGCAGGCGATTGAATGTTATGTCACGGGCAAACATGAACGGTTTGAAGACCTCAGACAGAAGATCATAGAAATAGAAAGGGAGGCAGATTCGATCAAACGGAAAATTCACGGGCGTCTCCCGAAAGGCACATTCCTGCCTCTGGAAAAGCTGGAATTTTTCCGCTACCTGAGAGAGCAGGACGATGTTCTTGATGCCGTCGAAGATGCCATCGACTGGATTTCCATGAAAAGTGATTCCGGAATTCCTGAAGAACTTCGTGAAGATTTTCTTTTGCTGGTCGATACGGTGATCGATCCGATTGAAGAATTGAGCAATCTGGTAGCCGAAGCGAGAAAATATTTCAACCGATGTTCGGCTAAACAGCGGGAAATCGTTATGGCGGTGATCCGGACCCTTCATAAACAGGAACAGGAAACCGATAAAGTGGAAGGGCGGATAAAGCGGAGGGCGTTTAAGATGAACACGGACCCTTTAACTGTATTTCACATTATCCGGATGGCTGAAATCATCGGGTCCATAGCCGATCATGCTGAAAATGCCGCTGACATGATACGAGCGATGGTATCAAAATAA
- the amrA gene encoding AmmeMemoRadiSam system protein A gives MAVSELTPEDKKVLLKVARRAIESRLTGGALFQQAGQVSSRLRQKRGCFVTLHKKGDLRGCIGIIEPVRELITGVEENAVHAAFSDTRFAPLQVDELDDIVLEISVLSVPEVLHYSDSEDLKKKLKPGIHGVILSKGYRTATFLPQVWEQLSGKDVFLTQLCLKAGLSGDCWKKNDIGVKVYTAEYFSE, from the coding sequence ATGGCTGTATCTGAGCTGACACCGGAAGATAAAAAAGTATTGTTGAAAGTCGCGCGGCGCGCGATAGAATCCAGGCTGACAGGCGGGGCCCTGTTTCAACAGGCGGGGCAGGTTTCCTCCAGACTACGCCAAAAGCGCGGCTGCTTTGTCACGCTTCATAAAAAGGGAGATCTCAGGGGCTGTATCGGCATTATCGAACCGGTAAGGGAATTGATTACAGGTGTTGAAGAAAATGCCGTTCATGCTGCTTTCAGCGATACCCGTTTTGCCCCCCTTCAAGTGGATGAACTCGATGATATTGTATTGGAAATCAGCGTGTTGTCTGTTCCTGAAGTTCTTCATTATTCAGATTCGGAAGATCTTAAAAAAAAACTCAAGCCCGGAATACACGGTGTGATATTATCGAAAGGTTACCGTACGGCTACATTCCTGCCGCAGGTGTGGGAGCAGCTTTCCGGAAAGGACGTGTTTTTAACCCAGCTGTGTTTAAAGGCGGGTCTGTCCGGTGACTGTTGGAAAAAAAATGACATTGGGGTCAAAGTCTATACGGCTGAGTATTTTTCAGAATGA
- a CDS encoding SurA N-terminal domain-containing protein — MLNLMRSKANTWVIKFLLGAIVIVFVFWGVGSFRSKRGARVATVNGETITIEEYRESYDSLIEQLRQRFGSSLNDDMINLLQVKHQALDRLIDQRLLLQEADELSFKVSDSELAETIRSMSAFHANGVFDQGLYKNILSRYQMTPEQFENFQRKSMLIEKVRTLIVDSVKVSDQEAMAWYNWENASANIDFVMFDPSRYQDIAHSDEAIRLYYDQHKETYKTDPMVKVQYLRFEPEAYKSEIQLTSEEIEEYYNSNLSEFETPATVEARHILLKVNENDSDEAVAKAKQKAMDIFKMSREGKDFAALAKQYSEGPAKKDGGYLGIFKRQDMVKPFSDKAFSMKPGEISEPVRTRFGWHLIKVEKVNEASTMSLKEAEEKIRGILTEDKTRTLAYDSAEAVYDAFIEGDNLADIAKSRQLEIHTTDFFSGKDSVNGISKSSEFVAVAFNLSAMEISDIQDLGDGYYLIQVIEKESEKIPGLDTVKDRVMSDFISDKQGEKAAEDSNRFFSALKSGKSMEEEVKSYGVTVSYTGWFKRNASIPEIGYESEIAEASFKLSADNPLPERVFKGAKGYYVIRFGERKTPDAQAFEKARSEVTDRLLKQKQFKTFDTWLAGIKEKSDIALLNEDLIK; from the coding sequence ATGCTCAATTTAATGAGAAGCAAAGCCAATACATGGGTTATAAAATTTCTTTTGGGTGCCATCGTTATCGTCTTTGTTTTTTGGGGGGTCGGAAGTTTTCGTTCAAAACGGGGCGCACGGGTTGCAACCGTCAATGGAGAGACGATTACCATAGAAGAATACCGAGAGTCATATGATTCGTTGATTGAACAATTGCGGCAGAGATTCGGAAGCTCTCTGAATGATGATATGATTAATCTGCTTCAGGTTAAGCACCAGGCGCTGGATCGCCTGATTGATCAGAGGCTGTTGCTTCAGGAGGCAGATGAACTGAGCTTTAAAGTTTCAGACAGCGAACTTGCTGAAACAATTAGAAGTATGAGCGCCTTTCATGCCAACGGTGTGTTTGATCAGGGCCTGTATAAAAATATATTGAGTCGGTACCAGATGACTCCGGAACAGTTCGAGAATTTTCAGCGCAAGTCCATGCTGATCGAAAAAGTGAGGACATTGATTGTCGACAGTGTCAAGGTGTCAGATCAGGAGGCGATGGCCTGGTACAACTGGGAAAACGCCTCTGCCAACATTGATTTTGTCATGTTTGATCCCAGCCGTTATCAGGACATTGCGCATAGCGATGAGGCGATCCGCCTCTATTACGATCAACACAAGGAAACCTACAAGACCGATCCCATGGTTAAGGTTCAATACCTGCGGTTTGAGCCTGAAGCCTATAAAAGCGAAATTCAGTTGACCAGTGAGGAAATTGAGGAATACTATAATTCAAATCTGTCTGAATTTGAAACCCCTGCAACCGTCGAGGCCCGTCATATTCTTCTGAAGGTCAATGAAAATGACAGCGACGAGGCCGTTGCCAAAGCAAAACAAAAGGCCATGGATATTTTCAAAATGTCCCGGGAAGGTAAAGATTTTGCAGCGCTGGCCAAACAATATTCAGAAGGACCTGCCAAAAAGGACGGCGGCTATCTGGGTATCTTTAAACGTCAGGATATGGTCAAGCCTTTTTCCGACAAAGCCTTTTCAATGAAGCCGGGGGAAATCAGCGAACCGGTCCGTACCCGTTTCGGGTGGCACCTGATCAAGGTGGAGAAGGTCAATGAGGCCTCCACGATGTCATTGAAAGAGGCGGAAGAAAAAATTCGTGGAATTCTGACGGAAGACAAAACGCGGACGCTCGCATATGACTCGGCCGAAGCCGTTTACGATGCGTTTATCGAAGGGGATAACCTGGCAGATATCGCAAAGTCCAGACAGCTGGAGATTCATACTACGGATTTTTTTTCCGGAAAGGATTCGGTCAATGGGATCAGTAAGTCCTCTGAATTCGTAGCGGTCGCGTTTAACCTTTCAGCTATGGAGATAAGTGACATTCAGGACCTGGGTGATGGATATTACCTGATTCAGGTGATCGAAAAAGAATCGGAAAAAATACCCGGTTTGGATACCGTCAAAGACAGGGTCATGAGTGATTTTATCAGTGATAAACAGGGCGAAAAAGCGGCTGAAGATTCAAACCGGTTCTTTTCCGCTCTTAAATCCGGCAAGTCGATGGAGGAAGAAGTCAAATCATACGGCGTGACGGTGTCCTATACCGGATGGTTTAAACGAAACGCATCAATTCCGGAAATTGGCTATGAATCAGAGATTGCCGAAGCGTCGTTTAAACTGTCTGCTGACAATCCCCTTCCTGAGCGTGTCTTTAAAGGTGCAAAGGGCTATTACGTGATCAGATTCGGTGAAAGAAAAACCCCTGATGCCCAAGCGTTTGAAAAGGCCAGATCTGAGGTGACCGATCGACTCCTGAAGCAGAAGCAATTTAAAACATTCGATACATGGCTGGCCGGGATCAAAGAAAAAAGCGATATCGCTCTTCTGAACGAAGACTTGATAAAATAG
- a CDS encoding acetate uptake transporter produces MAEQKLANPAAIGLAGFALTTMILQFHNLGWCGVGPIVACGLIYGGLAQMIAGFLEQKTGNTFGFSAFTSYGAFWIALGVIFLLNHFNIYKASTTDVGCFMLVWTFYTAIMFVASMRTNSALAWTFATLLVGFILLVLAHFGFPAMTKVAAWDLIVCASLAWYVMAHVILADFGVNVPVGKAWIS; encoded by the coding sequence ATGGCTGAACAAAAATTAGCAAATCCAGCGGCAATAGGCTTGGCAGGATTCGCGTTAACCACCATGATTCTGCAGTTTCACAACCTGGGATGGTGCGGCGTAGGCCCAATTGTAGCCTGTGGATTGATTTATGGGGGACTGGCCCAGATGATCGCCGGATTTCTGGAACAAAAGACTGGCAACACTTTCGGTTTCAGCGCTTTTACCTCATATGGCGCGTTCTGGATCGCTCTGGGTGTTATTTTTCTTTTAAACCATTTTAACATTTACAAGGCCAGCACAACTGACGTGGGCTGTTTTATGCTCGTGTGGACATTTTACACGGCTATCATGTTTGTCGCTTCCATGAGAACCAACAGCGCTCTGGCATGGACATTTGCCACCTTACTGGTTGGCTTTATCTTACTGGTTCTAGCGCATTTTGGTTTTCCGGCAATGACCAAAGTTGCCGCATGGGACCTGATCGTATGCGCCTCTCTGGCATGGTATGTCATGGCCCACGTAATTCTTGCCGATTTTGGAGTCAACGTACCCGTAGGCAAAGCCTGGATCAGCTGA
- a CDS encoding CoA transferase subunit A gives MTEQASSSITRITNLDKGTIKKRDIPFEYWGPTPREARKAAVAKKKGLHDKRTTMKEAVAKYIKDGIQLGIGGFVNTRVPVAIIHEIIRHGARDLTLSMQSNSICCELLAGAMILDPDHVSIKRVELAWWGYEVIGIAPIFRYLLGRGEIQVDDYTNYGMSARFKAGAMGIPFIPTRDHGGCDMELVNRGKMIKCPFTDENIYLVPSCNPDVGIIHVPAADMHGNAKIFGALCTCPEISQAANHTIMSVEQIIPNEYIRRYPNLTEIPYVTVDAVVEQPFGAYPGACYGSYWFDMPEILAFRKTCDEFRKTGSKDALKAYYDKYVFGCETFDDYLGTRPYDTMKKLRQGDGIQPVII, from the coding sequence ATGACTGAACAAGCAAGTTCTTCGATCACACGCATAACCAATTTAGATAAGGGTACCATCAAAAAACGGGACATCCCTTTTGAGTATTGGGGGCCAACGCCACGAGAAGCAAGAAAAGCCGCTGTTGCCAAAAAAAAAGGTCTGCACGACAAGCGGACAACCATGAAAGAGGCCGTAGCAAAATACATTAAAGACGGAATCCAACTCGGCATCGGCGGTTTTGTAAACACCCGGGTACCGGTTGCCATTATTCATGAAATCATTCGACACGGCGCCAGGGATCTTACGCTGTCCATGCAATCGAACTCCATCTGCTGCGAACTGCTCGCCGGCGCCATGATTCTAGATCCTGACCATGTATCAATCAAACGGGTGGAACTGGCGTGGTGGGGATATGAAGTCATTGGAATCGCCCCGATTTTCAGATACCTGCTCGGCAGGGGCGAGATTCAGGTGGATGATTACACCAATTACGGAATGTCCGCACGCTTCAAAGCCGGCGCAATGGGAATTCCCTTCATACCGACCCGTGATCATGGCGGATGCGATATGGAACTGGTCAACAGGGGCAAGATGATCAAATGCCCGTTCACCGATGAGAACATCTATCTGGTTCCTTCCTGCAATCCGGATGTCGGCATTATTCACGTACCTGCAGCCGATATGCACGGCAACGCAAAAATATTCGGTGCGCTTTGCACATGCCCCGAAATCTCTCAAGCCGCCAATCACACGATCATGTCTGTTGAGCAGATCATCCCCAACGAATATATCCGACGATATCCCAACCTGACAGAAATCCCGTATGTGACGGTCGATGCGGTCGTTGAGCAGCCATTCGGCGCCTACCCCGGTGCATGTTACGGATCCTACTGGTTCGACATGCCGGAGATCCTTGCCTTCAGAAAGACATGTGATGAATTCAGGAAAACAGGCAGCAAGGACGCTCTGAAAGCTTACTACGATAAATATGTATTTGGTTGCGAAACCTTTGATGATTATCTTGGCACGCGGCCATATGATACAATGAAGAAACTCAGGCAAGGGGATGGTATTCAGCCGGTAATTATTTAG
- a CDS encoding glutaconate CoA-transferase, whose translation MPDYGPFEMIAYAGSKILKDETVVFVGTGLPIIASIHAQLTHAPSLQMIFEAGSLGAILEQGLPLSVGDTKAFRKALYAKGLCGAFELTQRGYADYAFIGGAEIDMYGNLNSTFQGGTYDSPQVRFPGSGGAGAMSANCEKTIAIMALEKRRFVEKVQFVTSIGFGDGSEDYRIKAGVYGAGPYRVITNEALFGFDEETRRMMLLEIIPGKTAAYIQEKVGFELLISPDLKEMSEPTEEDLVLLREKCDPDGYFLKRKVAK comes from the coding sequence ATGCCTGATTATGGACCATTTGAAATGATCGCTTATGCCGGATCAAAAATATTGAAAGATGAAACCGTCGTATTCGTCGGCACCGGGTTACCTATCATTGCGTCCATCCATGCCCAGCTCACCCACGCCCCCAGCCTTCAGATGATATTTGAAGCCGGATCACTGGGTGCTATTCTGGAACAGGGGCTGCCTCTGTCGGTTGGTGACACGAAAGCATTTCGCAAAGCCCTTTATGCTAAAGGCCTTTGCGGCGCTTTTGAACTGACCCAGAGAGGATATGCAGACTATGCCTTCATCGGTGGCGCGGAAATAGACATGTATGGAAATCTCAATTCAACATTTCAGGGCGGTACTTACGATTCGCCCCAGGTAAGATTTCCGGGAAGCGGCGGCGCCGGTGCAATGTCAGCGAACTGTGAAAAAACCATTGCCATCATGGCACTTGAAAAAAGAAGATTTGTTGAAAAAGTGCAGTTTGTGACCAGTATCGGATTTGGCGACGGTTCTGAAGATTACAGAATCAAGGCAGGCGTCTATGGTGCCGGCCCCTACAGAGTCATCACCAACGAGGCACTTTTTGGATTTGATGAAGAAACCAGACGAATGATGCTTCTTGAAATCATTCCGGGTAAAACCGCAGCCTATATTCAGGAGAAAGTCGGCTTTGAGCTGTTGATTTCTCCGGATCTGAAGGAAATGAGTGAGCCTACGGAAGAAGATCTCGTGCTGTTACGGGAAAAATGTGACCCGGATGGCTATTTCCTGAAACGAAAAGTTGCAAAATAA
- the serA gene encoding phosphoglycerate dehydrogenase: MKVLISDNLGEAGIRLFQQEEGIDVDIKTGLSAEELNRIIGEYDGLAIRSATKVTEELLKHAPRLKVVGRAGIGLDNVDIPAATKRGIVVMNTPGGNVVTTAEHAIAMMLSLSRNIPKGTATLKAGVWEKKKLEGREICNKVLGVIGLGKVGAIVADRGRGLKMQVIVYDPYVTPERIEKAGFESVTLEQLLKRSDYITVHVPKLKDTNSMINRESFAQMKDGVMIINCARGGIVNEQDLYDAIKSGKVAGAALDVFENEPPGQLPLLELDQVICTPHLGASTREAQTNVAVAVAQQIIDYLKTGTIINAVNVPSVTGELLKKLTPYLTLADRLGCLQAQLAKGPVKEVVIQYAGDFKGLDMTPVSIAAVKGLLTPAVKDDVNFVNAHVLAKERGINITETTTAEPEDYVNLITIKVITPEMVSSVSGTIFGKNDPRVIKINNFRIEISPHGHLALIHNIDAPGAIGSIGSTLGEHGINIARMHVGQETEGNRNIIFLRTDSPIPEDVIERLRELKLVKSVIALEL, encoded by the coding sequence ATGAAAGTATTAATAAGCGATAACCTCGGGGAAGCCGGCATCCGGTTATTCCAGCAGGAAGAAGGAATTGATGTGGACATCAAGACGGGTCTTTCAGCGGAAGAACTCAACCGCATCATTGGAGAATACGATGGTCTGGCGATCCGAAGCGCCACGAAAGTGACCGAGGAGCTGCTGAAGCATGCACCCCGATTAAAGGTTGTGGGCCGGGCCGGAATCGGCCTGGACAATGTGGATATCCCCGCCGCTACCAAACGCGGTATCGTCGTCATGAACACCCCGGGCGGCAATGTGGTTACGACAGCAGAGCATGCGATTGCCATGATGCTGTCTCTGTCCCGGAATATTCCGAAGGGAACGGCCACATTAAAAGCAGGTGTCTGGGAAAAAAAGAAGCTCGAAGGCAGGGAAATCTGCAATAAAGTACTCGGGGTAATTGGCTTAGGCAAAGTCGGAGCCATCGTTGCAGATCGTGGCCGGGGCCTTAAAATGCAAGTAATCGTTTATGACCCTTATGTCACGCCGGAACGAATTGAAAAGGCTGGCTTTGAAAGTGTAACGCTGGAACAATTATTAAAACGATCCGATTATATCACGGTCCATGTTCCCAAGTTGAAAGATACCAACAGCATGATCAACCGGGAGTCTTTTGCACAGATGAAAGACGGGGTCATGATCATCAACTGTGCCAGAGGCGGCATAGTAAATGAGCAGGATCTGTATGATGCCATTAAATCAGGAAAGGTAGCCGGTGCGGCCCTTGATGTTTTCGAAAACGAACCCCCGGGGCAGCTTCCTCTTCTGGAACTGGATCAGGTGATATGTACCCCGCATCTCGGCGCTTCAACCCGGGAAGCCCAGACAAATGTCGCCGTCGCTGTCGCCCAGCAAATCATCGACTACCTGAAAACCGGCACCATTATAAATGCCGTAAATGTTCCTTCAGTAACCGGAGAACTTCTCAAAAAGCTCACCCCGTATTTAACGCTTGCAGACCGCCTGGGATGCCTTCAGGCACAGCTTGCCAAAGGGCCTGTCAAGGAAGTCGTTATCCAGTATGCCGGTGACTTTAAAGGCCTTGATATGACACCTGTTTCAATTGCCGCCGTCAAAGGGCTTCTGACACCGGCCGTAAAAGACGATGTCAATTTTGTTAACGCCCATGTGCTGGCCAAGGAAAGAGGCATTAATATTACCGAAACCACAACGGCGGAACCCGAAGATTACGTGAATCTGATAACAATCAAGGTCATCACTCCCGAAATGGTTTCCAGCGTATCAGGAACCATTTTTGGGAAAAACGATCCGCGAGTCATCAAAATCAACAATTTCAGAATTGAAATCAGTCCTCATGGTCACCTGGCGCTTATCCACAATATCGATGCCCCGGGAGCAATCGGAAGCATCGGCTCAACGCTTGGCGAGCATGGGATTAATATTGCCCGAATGCATGTCGGCCAGGAAACCGAAGGAAACCGGAACATCATATTTCTCAGAACCGACAGCCCGATCCCTGAAGACGTGATTGAGCGGCTCCGGGAACTGAAGCTGGTTAAAAGCGTAATAGCTCTTGAACTTTAA
- a CDS encoding DUF1844 domain-containing protein produces the protein MTEEKGTKTKTDASAKISGLTVQLPQINFSTFVFSLNSSALVQLGMIEDPATGKKEKNLPIAKQTIDLIGMLQEKTQGNLSEDESQLLVHILYDLRMMYVKEIK, from the coding sequence ATGACAGAGGAAAAAGGCACCAAAACAAAAACAGATGCTTCGGCAAAAATATCCGGGCTGACTGTCCAACTACCTCAAATCAATTTTTCAACCTTTGTTTTTTCATTAAATTCTTCGGCACTGGTTCAACTGGGCATGATCGAAGATCCTGCGACCGGCAAAAAAGAAAAAAATCTGCCCATCGCCAAACAGACAATCGATCTTATCGGAATGCTCCAGGAAAAGACACAGGGCAACCTGTCAGAGGATGAATCCCAACTGCTCGTCCATATTTTATATGATTTAAGAATGATGTACGTGAAGGAAATAAAATAA
- a CDS encoding Do family serine endopeptidase: MKQRTACTKIIKKSCFLICAFIFYAACFIPGTSLIPYAEARKTVNLVPENFSELAKTASPSVVNIRTVKTTKGGGRVFRHFYQSPFGQDDPFKDFFDKFFGDEQKEFKQRSLGSGFIIDKKGYIVTNNHVVENADEIQVRLKDGKQYDAEIVGRDSNTDIALIKINPEHELPVVELGNSEDLEVGQWVVAIGSPFGLEHTVTAGIVSAKGRVIGSGPYDDFIQTDASINPGNSGGPLLNLNGRVIGINTAIIAGGQGIGFAIPIDLAKGIIEQLKQSGEVIRGWLGVAIQDLSKELSEYYGIEQNQGILVTEVFPGDPAAKAGIRPEDIIIEINAKPITTSRELTRVIADAGVGDTVRIKVLRNSTEKTFDVKVAKREDSKLTLKSLKQSQENELGIRVSEITPEIANRFNISESEGIIIIGIEPGSKGQEAGAQPGDIIREVNHTFIKTVDQYTEIIENIPEGNPVNMFIRRMNIGFLVIKMTK; the protein is encoded by the coding sequence ATGAAACAAAGAACAGCCTGCACAAAGATTATAAAAAAAAGCTGCTTTCTGATCTGTGCATTCATATTTTATGCGGCGTGTTTCATACCAGGCACGAGTTTGATACCATACGCGGAAGCGAGGAAAACGGTAAACCTGGTACCGGAAAATTTCAGCGAACTGGCTAAAACGGCCAGCCCTTCGGTAGTAAATATCCGAACGGTAAAAACCACCAAGGGCGGAGGCAGGGTCTTTCGTCATTTTTACCAGAGCCCTTTTGGACAAGACGATCCGTTTAAAGATTTTTTTGACAAATTCTTTGGTGATGAGCAAAAAGAATTCAAGCAGCGAAGCCTCGGGTCCGGCTTTATTATCGACAAAAAAGGATATATCGTCACAAATAACCATGTGGTTGAAAATGCCGATGAAATACAGGTCCGGTTAAAAGACGGAAAGCAGTATGACGCTGAAATCGTTGGCCGGGATTCAAACACCGACATCGCACTGATCAAAATAAATCCGGAACATGAACTGCCGGTTGTTGAACTCGGCAATTCCGAAGACCTTGAAGTCGGTCAATGGGTCGTTGCCATCGGCAGTCCATTTGGGCTGGAGCATACCGTTACGGCAGGCATCGTCAGCGCCAAGGGCCGGGTCATCGGCTCCGGGCCTTACGACGATTTTATCCAGACAGATGCCTCCATCAATCCCGGCAACAGCGGTGGCCCGCTTCTCAATCTCAACGGCAGGGTTATTGGCATCAATACCGCAATTATTGCCGGGGGGCAGGGAATAGGGTTTGCGATTCCGATCGATCTGGCCAAAGGCATCATTGAACAACTTAAACAAAGTGGGGAAGTCATTAGAGGATGGCTGGGTGTTGCCATTCAGGACCTGTCAAAAGAATTATCAGAGTACTATGGCATTGAACAGAATCAGGGCATTCTGGTAACCGAGGTGTTTCCCGGAGACCCGGCAGCAAAAGCCGGAATCCGACCCGAAGATATTATTATCGAAATAAACGCAAAGCCGATTACCACCAGCAGGGAACTGACCCGGGTCATTGCCGATGCGGGTGTCGGGGACACTGTCAGAATAAAGGTATTACGAAATTCCACGGAAAAAACCTTTGATGTGAAAGTTGCCAAACGTGAAGATTCAAAACTGACGTTAAAATCGTTAAAACAAAGCCAGGAAAATGAACTCGGCATCCGGGTGTCGGAAATTACTCCGGAAATTGCCAATCGCTTCAACATTTCCGAATCCGAAGGCATCATCATCATCGGGATAGAGCCCGGAAGCAAGGGGCAGGAAGCCGGGGCCCAGCCGGGGGATATTATCCGGGAAGTGAATCATACCTTCATCAAAACCGTTGACCAGTATACTGAAATCATTGAAAACATTCCGGAAGGTAATCCGGTGAACATGTTTATCCGCCGGATGAACATTGGATTTTTGGTCATCAAAATGACAAAATAA
- the ispE gene encoding 4-(cytidine 5'-diphospho)-2-C-methyl-D-erythritol kinase yields MQILSPAKINLFLHITGKRPDGYHTLVSLMCPIRLYDTISLRVGGNQQSVSCAHQAVPEDESNLAAKAARLFLKEANLRHQGFDIHIEKQIPVAAGLGGGSSNAAAVLRALNRHYGGRYSPGQLMKMGQSLGADIPFFINCRPALATGIGEKLEPFYRIDPFHVVLIYPGFGVSTAAVYKKLNLGLTKGIKEIKYTGFNKTQGFDVYKHLCNDLESVTKSMHPEIALMKDALLSQGAEGALMSGSGASVFGLFADPDKARHAYLTLSQREKWRVFLTDMIL; encoded by the coding sequence ATGCAAATTCTTTCACCTGCTAAAATTAATTTATTTTTGCACATCACAGGCAAACGACCGGATGGGTATCATACCCTGGTATCGTTAATGTGCCCGATTCGCCTTTACGATACGATATCGTTGCGTGTCGGAGGCAATCAACAGTCGGTTTCCTGTGCTCATCAAGCAGTCCCCGAAGACGAATCCAATCTGGCTGCAAAGGCTGCGCGTTTGTTTCTCAAAGAGGCAAATCTGAGACATCAGGGATTTGACATCCACATTGAAAAACAAATACCAGTGGCAGCCGGTCTCGGAGGCGGCAGCAGCAATGCTGCGGCCGTGCTGCGGGCGTTGAACCGGCATTACGGCGGCCGGTACTCACCCGGGCAGCTCATGAAAATGGGTCAATCATTAGGAGCGGATATTCCTTTTTTTATTAATTGCAGACCTGCCCTGGCTACCGGTATCGGTGAAAAACTGGAACCGTTCTACCGTATTGATCCGTTCCATGTCGTGCTGATTTATCCGGGATTCGGTGTTTCAACCGCCGCTGTCTATAAAAAACTAAATTTAGGATTGACAAAAGGTATAAAAGAAATTAAATACACAGGATTTAATAAGACGCAAGGGTTTGATGTTTATAAGCATTTATGTAATGATTTAGAATCGGTAACTAAATCAATGCACCCTGAAATCGCCTTGATGAAAGATGCGCTTCTGAGCCAAGGGGCTGAAGGGGCATTGATGTCCGGGAGCGGCGCTTCGGTGTTCGGACTTTTTGCCGATCCTGACAAGGCCAGACATGCTTATCTTACTCTTTCGCAACGGGAAAAGTGGCGCGTATTTCTCACAGATATGATTCTATAA
- a CDS encoding ribose-phosphate pyrophosphokinase — translation MNNLIVFSGNSNPDLAQEICQHIKRPLGGAKVKTFSDGEIQIEIHENIRLKDVFIIQSTCDPVNNNLVELLMMIDACKRSSASRITAVIPYYGYSRQDKKVAPRVPISAKLTADLLTTAGANRIITMDLHAGQIQGFFNIPVDNLFATPVLLEYIKNKFSENLIIVSPDAGGVERARAFAKRLKVDLAIIDKRRDAPNQAKAMAVIGDVKGKITVILDDMVDTAGTLTEASTALLNSGAIEVHACCTHAVLSGPAIDRISASDLSSVVVTDTIPLKPNAKACSKIKSLSIDQLIGEAILRSHTGDSVTSLFV, via the coding sequence ATGAATAATTTAATTGTTTTTTCCGGAAATTCCAATCCTGATCTCGCTCAAGAAATATGTCAGCATATTAAACGGCCGCTGGGCGGGGCCAAAGTCAAAACATTCAGCGACGGCGAAATTCAGATCGAAATCCATGAAAACATCAGATTGAAAGATGTTTTCATTATCCAATCCACATGCGATCCCGTGAACAATAATCTTGTAGAGCTGCTGATGATGATTGATGCCTGCAAACGCTCATCCGCCAGCCGGATTACCGCAGTCATTCCGTATTACGGATACTCACGCCAGGACAAAAAAGTTGCGCCGCGGGTACCCATCAGTGCAAAGCTGACAGCAGATCTGCTCACAACTGCCGGTGCAAACCGAATCATTACAATGGATTTGCACGCAGGCCAGATACAGGGTTTTTTTAATATACCCGTTGACAACTTATTCGCTACACCTGTACTTCTCGAATATATCAAAAATAAATTCAGCGAAAATCTTATCATCGTTTCACCGGATGCCGGTGGAGTGGAAAGGGCCCGGGCATTCGCAAAACGGCTCAAAGTTGATCTGGCGATTATCGACAAACGAAGAGATGCACCAAACCAGGCAAAGGCGATGGCCGTCATCGGTGATGTCAAGGGGAAAATCACGGTAATACTCGATGATATGGTCGACACTGCCGGAACGCTGACCGAGGCCAGCACGGCACTCCTCAACAGCGGTGCGATAGAAGTCCATGCATGCTGCACGCATGCCGTGTTATCAGGCCCCGCAATTGATCGAATCAGTGCTTCAGACTTGTCCAGTGTAGTCGTCACTGACACCATACCGCTCAAACCCAACGCTAAAGCCTGTAGCAAGATCAAGTCCCTTTCGATTGATCAACTGATAGGAGAAGCCATTTTACGAAGTCACACCGGGGATTCAGTTACTTCATTGTTCGTATAA